GTTCGGCCCGCTACCGGCTCGACATCGTGCTGGACGACCAGCTCGAAGGGCTCGGCCTGCTGACCGACGAGACCATCGGCCGCGAACGGCGCACCTTGCGCGCGCGGTACCAGTTGGTCGACGTCGCCAGCGACACCGTGCTGCTCGACGCGACTGCCGGGTCCGATGCGGGGATCGACGTCGTCTCGTCCGAATATGCGACGGTCGCGGCGGAGGAGCGGGCGCTCGAGAACCTCGCGCTCGAAGTGGCCGACCGGATCGTCACCCGCCTCAGCCTCGAACTCCGCGAGCCGTGAAGGCGACCCAGCGCGATTTCGCCCGCACCGCGAAGGGGGCTGCGGCGCAATGCCGCTATTTCTTTTTCTGCGGGCCCGACGAAGCGGGAGCCGCGGCGGCTGCAGACACGCTCGCCGGAATGCTCGACGATCCGGGCGAGAAGGTCGAATTGTCCGGCGGCGACCTCAAGCGCGACCCCGCCCTGCTGGGCGACGAGGCGCGGTCTTCCTCCCTGTTCGGCGAGACCCGCCACATCCGCGTGCGCGCCAGCGGCGATGAAATGGCGGAGCCGCTGCGCACGCTGATCGAGCAGGTCGAGGCCGACGGGGTGGAGCCGTGCCCGGTGCTGGTCGTGGCGACCTCCGCCACCGACAAGTCGCGCACGGCCAAGCTGCTGGAAAAGCGCAAGGATGCGCTGGTGGCGATGTTCTACCAGCCGACGCTGCACGATTTCACGCCCGTTGTGCGGCAGATGGCGGACAAGGCGGGCCTGAGGCTCGACGGCGACATGGCGGAGCGGATCGCGCGCGGCACGGGCCTCGATTCGCGGCTGGCGCAAAGCGAGATCGACAAGCTGGCGCTATATCTCGACGCTTCGATCCAGTCACCCAAGGTAGTCGATGCGGAAGTCCTCGGTGCCATCGGCGCGACGACCGAGGAGGATGGCTTCATGCCCCTGGTCAACGCGGTCCTGTCGGGCGAGGCGCACAAGCTGCCGGCGGAAGTGCGGCGGATGCGCGAAATCGGGCTGAATTCCGTCGGGCTGGTGCTGGCGATGGAACGGCGCGCGGCGCAGCTGGCGGGCCTTGCCGCCCGGATGGGGCCGCGCGGCGATATCCAGTCCTTCATAGAAGGCGAAAAGCGCGCCCGGCGCATCTTCTTCAAGGACGAACGGGATCTCGCCGTCCAGTTGAGGGCATGGCGCGGGCCGAAACTGGCGCGGCTGACGCAGCGGCTGGTGGACCTCCATCGCCGGATGCTGGGCGACAGCCGCAGCGCCGACGTGCTGCTGGTGCAGGAACTGACCGCGATCGCCCGGCAGGCGGCACCCCGCCGATAATCGCGCGCGACTGATCCCGAATTAGTCGCCCAGCCAGGCGTGCAGCGCGGTCATCTGCGCCGCCCTGCGCCGTGCGCCGGCATCCGTGACTGCACCGGCCAGCCGCACCGCCCGGTTCGCCAGCCATCGCGGATCGCCCCAGGGCCGCGGGGCAGGGGCACGGGTCTGCGGCAGCTCGCTTTTGCCAAGCCCGGCCAGCATGATGGACCGATGCCGCTCCGCAAGAGGCTGGAGAAGCAGGTCCGGCACCGCCGCGACCACGTTGTCGGGTACAAGCTGCGGGCATCGACTCCGGGCGAGCAGTCCCGGCGCCACCCATCTTTCGGCGAGCGTCACGATCAGGGCAGCCGCGCGGGCCCAGCCTGCCCTTTTGGCCTCGAACCAGATCGCGTCCCAGTCGAGCGGATGCGCCTCCGCCAGCCGCACGATATCGACCAGCACCAGCGGCCCGACGTCGAGCGAATGAACATGGACCGCATGGACCACGAGATGCGCGAACTGG
This sequence is a window from Alteriqipengyuania flavescens. Protein-coding genes within it:
- the lptE gene encoding LPS assembly lipoprotein LptE, giving the protein MAFALPACGLQPLYAGGGDGAVVRGLADIEVPAIEGRAGWLVRNALIDRLGTSGQGSARYRLDIVLDDQLEGLGLLTDETIGRERRTLRARYQLVDVASDTVLLDATAGSDAGIDVVSSEYATVAAEERALENLALEVADRIVTRLSLELREP
- the holA gene encoding DNA polymerase III subunit delta, with the translated sequence MKATQRDFARTAKGAAAQCRYFFFCGPDEAGAAAAADTLAGMLDDPGEKVELSGGDLKRDPALLGDEARSSSLFGETRHIRVRASGDEMAEPLRTLIEQVEADGVEPCPVLVVATSATDKSRTAKLLEKRKDALVAMFYQPTLHDFTPVVRQMADKAGLRLDGDMAERIARGTGLDSRLAQSEIDKLALYLDASIQSPKVVDAEVLGAIGATTEEDGFMPLVNAVLSGEAHKLPAEVRRMREIGLNSVGLVLAMERRAAQLAGLAARMGPRGDIQSFIEGEKRARRIFFKDERDLAVQLRAWRGPKLARLTQRLVDLHRRMLGDSRSADVLLVQELTAIARQAAPRR